A single region of the Streptomyces sp. ITFR-16 genome encodes:
- a CDS encoding acyl-CoA thioester hydrolase/BAAT C-terminal domain-containing protein: MPDLTEQDVHTPAGAGADAWTGFLAAPAHPGGSGVLVLSGSSGRIERDRCRLLARQGLTALSVQWFGGPGQPPGICEVPLETLVSATEWLRAHGARRLGVLGLSKGAEAALHLSVLRPDIDAVVALSPTWVTWANVGPGRDGRALPLRSSWTWKGEPLPFVPYDDDWTPAEPESAPVSVLGWYEQSLRTHADRVPAAAIAVERSAAALVLVAGGDDLMWPSLRFAEELAARRRAAGRPVRLVGRADAGHRPRLPGEAPAAASALFRHGGSPSADAALGAAAWPCVLDALRGPGPG, translated from the coding sequence GTGCCGGACCTGACCGAACAGGACGTGCACACCCCGGCGGGCGCCGGCGCGGACGCCTGGACGGGCTTCCTCGCCGCGCCCGCGCACCCGGGCGGCTCCGGGGTGCTCGTCCTCTCCGGATCCAGCGGCCGGATCGAGAGAGACCGCTGCCGGCTGCTGGCCCGGCAGGGCCTGACCGCCCTGTCGGTCCAGTGGTTCGGCGGACCGGGCCAGCCGCCCGGCATCTGCGAAGTCCCGCTGGAGACGCTGGTGTCCGCCACCGAGTGGCTGCGTGCGCACGGCGCACGGCGCCTCGGCGTCCTGGGCCTGTCCAAGGGAGCCGAGGCCGCGCTGCACCTGTCGGTGCTCCGGCCGGACATCGACGCCGTGGTGGCGCTCTCCCCCACCTGGGTCACCTGGGCCAACGTCGGCCCCGGCCGGGACGGGCGGGCCCTGCCCCTGCGGTCCTCCTGGACCTGGAAGGGCGAGCCGCTGCCGTTCGTGCCCTACGACGACGACTGGACCCCGGCGGAGCCGGAGAGCGCGCCCGTCTCGGTACTCGGCTGGTACGAGCAGAGCCTGCGGACGCACGCGGACCGGGTCCCGGCCGCAGCCATCGCGGTGGAGCGGTCCGCCGCCGCGCTCGTCCTGGTGGCGGGCGGCGACGACCTGATGTGGCCCTCGCTGCGGTTCGCCGAGGAGCTGGCCGCCCGGCGCCGGGCCGCGGGCCGTCCGGTCCGGCTGGTCGGCCGCGCCGACGCCGGACACCGCCCGCGACTGCCCGGCGAGGCACCCGCCGCCGCCTCCGCCCTCTTCCGGCACGGGGGTTCGCCCTCGGCCGACGCGGCGCTCGGAGCGGCCGCGTGGCCCTGCGTCCTCGACGCGCTGCGCGGCCCCGGCCCGGGATGA
- a CDS encoding cellulose binding domain-containing protein, translated as MRSSARPLAALVAALTLTAGLLAAGAPASARTAPLAPTAQASDVSLAADTYDWKNVRIDGGGFVPGIVFNRSEKNLAYARTDIGGAYRWDQSGKRWTPLLDWVDWDHWGWTGVVSLASDAADPDNVYAAVGTYTNDWDPTNGAVLRSFDRGASWKAATLPFKLGGNMPGRGMGERLAVDPNKNSVLYLGAPSGHGLWRSTDAGVTWAEVTAFPNPGNYAQDPTDTSGYGNDNQGIVWVTFDERTGSAGSATQDIYVGVADKDNTVYRSTDGGATWSRIAGQPTGYLAHKGVLDSADGYLYLTLSDTGGPYDGGKGRIWRYTTATGEWKDVSPVAEADTYYGFSGLTVDRQRPGTLMATAYSSWWPDTQIFRSTDSGATWTRAWDYSSYPDRTNRFTQDVSSVPWLTWGANPAPPETTPKLGWMTEALEIDPFDSDRMMYGTGATVYGTENLRNWDSGGQFTITPMVKGIEETAVNDLASPPSGAPLLSALGDIGGFRHTDLDAVPDMMFTSPSLTSTTGIDFAESSPDTVVRVGSADAAPHIGFSTDNGAHWFQGSEPSGVTGGGTVAAAADGSGFVWSPEGAGVHHTTGYGSSWAASSGIPAGASVESDRKNPKKFYGFHAGTFYLSTDGGATFTPKASSGLPTEGNVRFGAVPGTEGDVWLAGGSTAGAYGLWHSTDSGATFTELTGVEQADSVGFGKAAAGASYRTLFVTAKIGGVRGIFRSTDAGVSWTRINDDAHQWGWTGASITGDPRVYGRVYVSTNGRGILYGDSSDGDGGGTDPGTDPGTDPGNPPGDAACSVSYEVTDQWAGGFRAEVTLTNTGSTALDGWRLGWTFPNGQRVGQMWNATPTQDGARVTAADAGWNSRVAPGASAGFGFTGTLSGGNGAPAAFALGDEVCASG; from the coding sequence CATCGGCGGGGCCTACCGCTGGGACCAGTCCGGCAAGCGGTGGACCCCGCTGCTCGACTGGGTGGACTGGGACCACTGGGGGTGGACCGGTGTGGTCAGCCTCGCCTCGGACGCGGCCGACCCGGACAACGTGTACGCCGCCGTGGGCACGTACACCAACGACTGGGACCCGACCAACGGTGCCGTGCTGCGCTCCTTCGACCGGGGTGCCAGCTGGAAGGCGGCCACCCTGCCGTTCAAGCTCGGCGGCAACATGCCGGGCCGGGGCATGGGGGAGCGGCTCGCGGTCGACCCGAACAAGAACTCCGTGCTGTACCTGGGCGCGCCCAGCGGCCACGGCCTGTGGCGTTCCACGGATGCGGGGGTGACCTGGGCAGAGGTGACCGCGTTCCCGAACCCGGGGAACTACGCCCAGGATCCCACCGACACCAGTGGGTACGGCAACGACAACCAGGGCATCGTCTGGGTGACCTTCGACGAGCGCACGGGCAGCGCCGGCAGTGCGACCCAGGACATCTACGTCGGGGTCGCCGACAAGGACAACACCGTCTACCGCTCCACGGACGGCGGCGCCACCTGGTCGAGGATCGCCGGACAGCCGACCGGGTACCTGGCCCACAAGGGGGTGCTCGACTCCGCCGACGGCTACCTCTATCTGACCCTGAGCGACACCGGCGGACCCTACGACGGGGGCAAGGGCCGGATCTGGAGGTACACCACCGCGACCGGTGAGTGGAAGGACGTCAGCCCGGTCGCCGAGGCGGACACCTACTACGGCTTCAGCGGTCTGACGGTGGACCGGCAGCGGCCCGGCACCCTGATGGCCACCGCGTACAGCTCCTGGTGGCCGGACACCCAGATCTTCCGCTCCACGGACAGCGGGGCGACCTGGACCCGGGCCTGGGACTACAGCAGTTACCCCGACCGCACCAACCGCTTCACCCAGGACGTCTCCTCGGTGCCCTGGCTGACCTGGGGAGCCAACCCGGCGCCGCCGGAGACCACGCCGAAGCTGGGCTGGATGACCGAGGCGCTGGAGATCGACCCGTTCGACTCCGACCGGATGATGTATGGCACCGGTGCGACGGTCTACGGCACCGAGAACCTGCGGAACTGGGACTCCGGCGGGCAGTTCACCATCACCCCGATGGTGAAGGGCATCGAGGAGACCGCCGTCAACGACCTGGCGAGCCCGCCGTCCGGGGCCCCGCTGCTCAGCGCGCTCGGCGACATCGGCGGCTTCCGGCACACCGATCTCGACGCCGTGCCGGACATGATGTTCACCTCGCCCAGCCTGACCTCGACCACCGGCATCGACTTCGCGGAGAGCAGCCCGGACACGGTCGTCCGGGTCGGCAGCGCGGACGCCGCCCCGCACATCGGCTTCTCCACGGACAACGGCGCCCACTGGTTCCAGGGTTCCGAGCCCTCCGGGGTGACCGGCGGCGGCACAGTCGCGGCGGCCGCCGACGGCAGCGGTTTCGTGTGGAGCCCGGAGGGCGCGGGCGTCCACCACACGACCGGGTACGGGAGTTCATGGGCGGCGTCCAGCGGGATCCCGGCCGGGGCGAGCGTCGAGTCCGACCGGAAGAACCCGAAGAAGTTCTACGGATTCCACGCGGGCACCTTCTACCTCTCGACGGACGGCGGCGCCACCTTCACGCCGAAGGCGTCGAGCGGTCTGCCCACCGAGGGCAATGTCCGCTTCGGGGCGGTGCCCGGTACCGAGGGCGACGTGTGGCTCGCGGGCGGCAGCACGGCGGGGGCGTACGGCCTGTGGCACTCCACCGACTCGGGGGCGACGTTCACCGAGCTGACCGGGGTGGAGCAGGCGGACTCCGTCGGCTTCGGCAAGGCCGCCGCCGGAGCCTCGTACCGGACGCTGTTCGTCACCGCGAAGATCGGCGGGGTGCGCGGCATCTTCCGGTCGACCGACGCGGGCGTGAGCTGGACCCGGATCAACGACGACGCGCACCAGTGGGGCTGGACCGGTGCCTCGATCACCGGTGACCCGCGCGTCTACGGGCGCGTCTACGTCTCCACCAACGGGCGCGGCATCCTGTACGGCGACTCCTCGGACGGCGACGGGGGCGGCACCGACCCGGGTACGGACCCCGGCACCGACCCGGGTAACCCGCCCGGGGACGCGGCCTGTTCGGTGTCCTACGAGGTGACCGACCAGTGGGCCGGCGGCTTCCGGGCGGAGGTGACTCTCACCAACACCGGGAGCACGGCCCTCGACGGCTGGCGGCTCGGCTGGACCTTCCCCAACGGGCAGCGGGTCGGCCAGATGTGGAACGCCACGCCCACCCAGGACGGGGCGAGGGTGACGGCCGCCGACGCCGGGTGGAACAGCAGGGTGGCGCCGGGCGCCTCGGCCGGATTCGGGTTCACCGGCACCCTGTCGGGCGGCAACGGCGCACCGGCCGCGTTCGCTCTGGGGGACGAGGTCTGCGCGTCCGGCTGA
- a CDS encoding SIS domain-containing protein yields the protein MSFVEIETASQPDCWRRAAELAGSQAAALPAAGERIAVVGCGTSFYMAQAYAALREESGQGESDAFAASEFPFGRRYDRVVALTRSGTTTEVLELLGRLRGTTPTVAITADPSTPVMTSADAVVVLDFADEQSVVQTRFATTLLTLLRAHLGLHTDAVVRDAEAALAEPLPEGLLDCTQFTFLGRGWTVGLANEAALKMKEASLSWTESYAAMEYRHGPISIATTGTATWLFGSAPEGLREQLLETGAQWVESGLDPLAELIRVQRLAIARAAARGLDPDSPRHLTRSVVLADA from the coding sequence GTGTCATTTGTCGAGATCGAGACCGCCAGTCAGCCGGACTGCTGGCGCCGTGCCGCAGAACTGGCCGGGAGCCAGGCGGCCGCGCTGCCCGCCGCCGGTGAGCGCATCGCCGTGGTCGGCTGCGGCACCTCGTTCTACATGGCTCAGGCATACGCCGCGCTCCGTGAGGAGTCCGGGCAGGGCGAATCGGACGCCTTCGCGGCGTCGGAGTTCCCCTTCGGCCGCCGCTACGACCGGGTGGTCGCCCTCACCCGCTCCGGCACCACGACCGAGGTCCTCGAACTCCTCGGCCGGCTGCGCGGCACCACCCCGACGGTGGCCATCACCGCCGACCCGTCGACCCCGGTGATGACGTCCGCCGACGCCGTCGTGGTCCTCGACTTCGCGGACGAGCAGTCCGTCGTGCAGACCCGGTTCGCCACCACCCTGCTGACGCTGCTCCGCGCCCACCTCGGCCTGCACACCGACGCCGTGGTCCGCGACGCGGAGGCCGCACTCGCCGAGCCGCTGCCCGAAGGGCTGCTGGACTGCACGCAGTTCACCTTCCTCGGCCGGGGCTGGACGGTCGGCCTGGCCAACGAGGCCGCGCTGAAGATGAAGGAGGCCTCGCTGTCCTGGACGGAGTCCTACGCGGCGATGGAGTACCGCCACGGCCCCATCAGCATCGCCACCACCGGCACCGCGACCTGGCTCTTCGGCTCCGCGCCCGAGGGCCTGCGCGAACAGCTCCTGGAGACCGGTGCCCAGTGGGTGGAGAGCGGCCTCGACCCGCTGGCCGAGCTCATCCGTGTGCAGCGCCTGGCCATCGCCCGCGCCGCCGCCCGGGGCCTGGACCCCGACAGCCCCCGCCACCTGACCCGTTCGGTGGTCCTGGCGGACGCCTGA
- a CDS encoding DeoR/GlpR family DNA-binding transcription regulator produces the protein MSRDARWNALLELVGKNGRVDVEDAARALDVSAATIRRDLDQLAEQQLLTRTRGGAVAHGVSYELALRYKTGRNAPEKQAIGRAVAALVAVGEVVGLTGGTTITEVARSLAVRSDLVGDSASGAAGQPTLTVVTNALNIANELVIRPQIKIVVTGGVARPQSYELTGPLASGVLGEITLDVAVLGVNAIDTERGAYVHHEGEASINRLLAEQAQRVVVAADSSKIGKRAFARVCDLALVDFLVTDRGITPEAAARFTEAGVTVVAV, from the coding sequence TTGTCCAGGGACGCCCGGTGGAACGCACTGCTGGAACTCGTCGGTAAGAACGGCCGGGTGGATGTCGAGGACGCCGCCAGGGCGCTGGACGTCTCGGCCGCGACCATCCGGCGGGACCTGGACCAGCTCGCCGAGCAGCAGCTGCTCACCCGGACCCGGGGCGGCGCGGTCGCCCACGGCGTCAGCTACGAGCTGGCGCTGCGCTACAAGACGGGGCGCAACGCCCCGGAGAAGCAGGCCATCGGCCGTGCCGTCGCGGCACTGGTCGCGGTCGGCGAGGTGGTGGGGCTGACCGGCGGGACCACGATCACCGAGGTGGCGCGCTCGCTCGCGGTGCGCTCGGACCTGGTGGGCGACAGCGCCTCCGGGGCGGCCGGCCAGCCGACGCTGACGGTGGTCACCAACGCCCTCAACATCGCCAATGAGCTGGTGATCCGGCCGCAGATCAAGATCGTGGTCACCGGCGGTGTGGCCAGGCCCCAGTCGTACGAGCTGACCGGCCCGCTGGCCAGCGGGGTGCTGGGGGAGATCACGCTGGACGTCGCCGTGCTCGGGGTCAACGCCATCGACACCGAGCGCGGTGCGTACGTCCACCACGAGGGCGAGGCCAGCATCAACCGGCTGCTCGCCGAGCAGGCCCAGCGGGTGGTGGTGGCGGCCGACTCGTCGAAGATCGGCAAGCGGGCGTTCGCGCGGGTCTGCGACCTCGCGCTGGTCGACTTCCTGGTCACCGACCGGGGCATCACACCCGAGGCGGCCGCCCGCTTCACCGAGGCCGGCGTCACGGTCGTCGCCGTCTAG